A single genomic interval of Peromyscus eremicus unplaced genomic scaffold, PerEre_H2_v1 PerEre#2#unplaced_80, whole genome shotgun sequence harbors:
- the LOC131901417 gene encoding zinc finger protein 844-like — protein MDNLEPIVTWDAVTYDNVHVNFTQEEWALLNPSQKNLYKDVMQETYSNLTAIGMKEDKRERNNMNAINVLKPLHNMVILKGTRKHILERNPMNVISVVKPFYFTIILKCIEKHILERNPMNVISVVKPLYSTVILKGTQEHILERNPMNVISVVK, from the exons ATGGATAATCTTGAGCCTATAGTGACATGG gATGCCGTGACCTATGATaatgtgcatgtcaacttcactcaGGAGGAGTGGGCATTGCtgaatccttcccagaagaatctctataAAGATGTGATGCAGGAGACATATTCgaacctcactgctatag gcatgaaagaagacaaaagggagagaaacaatatgaatgcaatcaatgtgctaaagcctttgcacaacatggtaaTCTTAAAAGGCACCAGAAAACACATATTGGAAagaaaccccatgaatgtaatcagtgtggtaaagcctttttacttcacaataatcttgaaatgcatagaaaaacacatactggagagaaaccctatgaatgtaatcagtgtggtaaagcctttgtacagcacGGTCATCTTAaaaggcacacaagaacacatactggagagaaaccctatgaacgtaatcagtgtggtaaag